One Nocardioidaceae bacterium SCSIO 66511 genomic window carries:
- a CDS encoding MFS transporter, whose translation MASSGANETSEASDEVPPGVLKRAVAASAMGNATEWFDYGVYAYVATEIGANFFPGEHENLGALLGFAVSFVLRPLGGIVWGPLGDKLGRSTVLATTILLMCSATFCVGLIPSYDTIGIWAPILLILLRVVQGFSTGGEYGGAATFMAEYSPDKKRGFWGSFLEFGTLAGLSLALIVVAVLRYFIGDTAMEDWGWRIPFFIAGPLGAIGLYLRVKMEDTPVFKELEAKDEVEHEATGALRDLLATYWKPILQLFGLVIALNVANYTLLSYMPTYLPDTIGMAKGDAELMVLIGQVLMMLVIPFAGSLSDRIGRKPCWWYSLIGLFILALPMYWLMAQNLALAIVGFAVLGLVYVLQLGTISATFPAMFPTHVRYAGMAISYNVATAAFGGTAPLANEALIDATGNSYIPAFYMMGACICGMVGLYFMVETRGASLKGRGVPGVISKPSGRRPGGGKPRTAEA comes from the coding sequence ATGGCCTCCAGCGGAGCGAACGAAACGAGCGAGGCATCCGATGAGGTGCCACCGGGTGTACTGAAAAGGGCCGTCGCCGCGTCGGCGATGGGCAATGCGACCGAGTGGTTCGACTACGGCGTCTATGCCTATGTCGCGACCGAGATCGGCGCCAACTTCTTTCCCGGCGAACACGAGAACCTCGGTGCGCTGCTCGGCTTCGCAGTCTCGTTCGTACTGCGTCCACTCGGTGGAATCGTCTGGGGTCCGCTAGGCGACAAGCTCGGACGTTCGACGGTCCTCGCAACGACGATCCTGTTGATGTGCTCGGCCACGTTCTGCGTCGGTCTGATTCCCAGCTACGACACCATCGGCATCTGGGCACCGATCCTGCTGATCCTGCTGCGAGTCGTCCAGGGCTTCTCGACCGGTGGCGAGTACGGCGGCGCCGCGACGTTCATGGCAGAGTACTCGCCGGACAAGAAGCGCGGCTTCTGGGGCAGCTTCCTGGAGTTCGGCACGTTGGCCGGCCTGTCGCTGGCCCTGATCGTCGTTGCCGTGCTGCGCTACTTCATCGGCGACACCGCCATGGAGGATTGGGGCTGGCGGATTCCGTTCTTCATCGCGGGCCCGCTCGGTGCCATCGGTCTGTACCTGCGCGTGAAGATGGAAGACACTCCGGTCTTCAAGGAACTCGAGGCGAAGGACGAGGTTGAGCACGAGGCGACCGGCGCGTTGAGGGATCTGCTCGCCACGTACTGGAAGCCGATCCTGCAGCTGTTCGGACTGGTGATCGCACTCAACGTGGCGAACTACACGCTGCTCTCGTACATGCCCACCTACCTTCCGGACACCATCGGGATGGCGAAGGGCGACGCCGAGCTGATGGTGCTGATCGGCCAGGTGCTGATGATGCTCGTGATCCCGTTCGCCGGATCACTCTCGGATCGGATCGGTCGTAAGCCATGCTGGTGGTATTCGCTGATCGGATTGTTCATCCTCGCCCTGCCGATGTACTGGCTGATGGCACAGAACCTCGCCCTGGCGATCGTCGGCTTCGCGGTCCTCGGGCTGGTGTACGTGCTCCAGCTGGGAACGATCTCCGCGACGTTCCCTGCGATGTTCCCGACGCACGTCAGGTACGCGGGGATGGCGATCTCGTACAACGTTGCGACCGCGGCGTTCGGTGGCACCGCACCGTTGGCTAACGAAGCGCTGATCGACGCGACCGGCAACTCCTACATTCCCGCCTTCTACATGATGGGTGCCTGCATCTGCGGCATGGTGGGTCTGTATTTCATGGTCGAGACCAGGGGTGCGTCGCTCAAGGGTCGTGGAGTTCCGGGCGTCATCTCGAAGCCGTCCGGTCGTCGGCCCGGGGGTGGGAAACCGCGCACTGCCGAGGCCTGA
- a CDS encoding aspartate aminotransferase family protein, with protein MAELSQILKQATGVVVERGEGVHLFDEEGRRYLDFTAGIGVTSTGHCHPRVVAAAQEQVAKVIHAQYTTVMHRPLLTLTERLSEVLPAGLERVFFSNSGSEAIESALRLTRQATGRPNIVVFHGGFHGRTVAAASLTTSGTKFRAGFSPLMAGVHVSPFPDPTHFGWTQEEATDFALKQLDFTLQTMSSPQDTAAFFVEPVLGEGGYVPANERFLAGLRERADKYGILLVIDEVQTGWGRTGKFWGHDHFGVQPDVLVTAKGIASGFPLSAIAASEELMAKAWPGSQGGTYGANAVACAAALATLDVIEDEKLVQNAADRGDDLRSALSGVAAKHDQITDVRGLGLMVGNEFRDADGNPDGATASAAQQEAAKRGLLLLTCGAWGQVVRFIPALVVNSAEVDEAAGVWGEAVDAVLS; from the coding sequence GTGGCCGAACTGTCTCAGATACTCAAGCAAGCGACCGGCGTCGTCGTCGAGCGCGGCGAGGGCGTCCATCTCTTCGACGAGGAGGGGCGCCGCTATCTCGACTTCACCGCCGGGATCGGCGTCACGAGCACCGGGCACTGCCATCCGCGCGTCGTCGCGGCCGCGCAGGAGCAGGTCGCGAAGGTGATCCACGCGCAGTACACGACGGTCATGCACCGCCCGTTGCTGACGCTCACCGAACGATTGAGCGAGGTGCTGCCGGCCGGCTTGGAGCGGGTGTTCTTCTCCAACTCCGGATCCGAGGCGATCGAGTCCGCGCTGCGATTGACCCGGCAGGCCACCGGCCGTCCGAACATCGTCGTGTTCCACGGCGGCTTCCACGGGCGTACGGTCGCGGCGGCGTCGCTGACCACGTCCGGCACGAAGTTCCGGGCGGGCTTCAGCCCGCTGATGGCCGGCGTGCACGTCTCCCCCTTCCCCGACCCGACTCACTTCGGCTGGACCCAGGAGGAGGCGACCGACTTCGCACTGAAGCAGCTCGACTTCACCCTGCAGACCATGTCGTCACCGCAGGACACCGCGGCGTTCTTCGTCGAGCCGGTACTCGGCGAGGGCGGGTACGTACCCGCCAACGAGCGCTTCCTCGCCGGCCTGCGCGAGCGCGCCGACAAGTACGGCATCCTGCTGGTCATCGACGAGGTGCAGACCGGTTGGGGCCGCACGGGCAAGTTCTGGGGACACGACCACTTCGGCGTGCAGCCCGACGTACTCGTCACCGCCAAGGGCATCGCCTCCGGCTTCCCGCTGTCGGCCATCGCCGCGTCAGAAGAGCTGATGGCCAAGGCATGGCCGGGCTCCCAGGGCGGCACGTACGGCGCCAACGCCGTCGCCTGCGCCGCCGCGTTGGCAACCCTCGACGTGATCGAGGACGAGAAGCTCGTCCAGAACGCCGCCGACCGCGGCGATGACCTGCGCTCGGCGCTGTCGGGCGTAGCCGCCAAGCACGACCAGATCACCGACGTACGCGGACTCGGCCTGATGGTCGGCAACGAGTTCCGCGACGCCGACGGCAACCCCGACGGCGCTACCGCAAGCGCGGCACAGCAAGAAGCCGCCAAGCGCGGACTGCTGCTGCTCACCTGCGGCGCGTGGGGTCAGGTCGTGCGCTTCATCCCGGCGCTCGTCGTCAACTCCGCAGAGGTCGACGAAGCGGCCGGCGTGTGGGGCGAGGCCGTAGACGCGGTTCTCAGCTGA
- a CDS encoding NAD-dependent succinate-semialdehyde dehydrogenase translates to MTDNDARSATAGSAEAVIASVPKQLYVGGEWRDAQGGATFDVLDPATGEVLCAVSDATPADGRAALDAAVGAQASFAAVSPRERSDMLTKAFELLHERIDDLARLMTLEMGKPLAEAKGEIAYAAEFFRHFAAEAVRIDGGYQTAPAGNARFLVAKQPVGPCLLITPWNFPMAMGTRKIGPAIAAGCTSVIKPAHQTPLSMLALVEILREAGVPDGVVNVVPTTDPNGLMEPLIRSGDARKLSFTGSTKVGRILLEQCADKVLRTSMELGGNAPFVVFEDADLDEAVQGALAAKMRNMGEACTAANRIYVHESVIDEFGDKLAKAMAAMPVGRGIDDGTRVGPLIDDAALRKVSELVEDAVERGASVLTGGEPGQGAGYFYPPTVLTGVSEDSKMASEEIFGPVAPLTSFSTEEEAIAAANDTEYGLVSYVYTNDLRRSLRVAEALETGMVGLNQGVVSNPAAPFGGVKMSGLGREGGSTGIDEFLEIKYIGITA, encoded by the coding sequence ATGACCGACAACGACGCCCGCAGTGCGACCGCCGGCTCCGCCGAGGCGGTGATTGCGTCGGTACCAAAGCAGTTGTACGTGGGGGGTGAATGGCGCGATGCGCAGGGTGGAGCGACGTTCGACGTACTCGATCCGGCGACCGGCGAGGTGCTGTGCGCCGTTTCGGATGCGACACCCGCCGACGGACGCGCGGCGCTCGACGCCGCGGTCGGAGCGCAGGCGTCGTTCGCCGCAGTGTCGCCGCGTGAGCGTTCCGACATGCTCACCAAGGCCTTCGAGTTGCTCCATGAGCGCATCGACGACCTCGCTCGGCTGATGACTCTCGAGATGGGCAAGCCGCTCGCCGAGGCGAAGGGCGAGATCGCGTACGCGGCTGAGTTCTTCCGCCACTTCGCCGCCGAGGCCGTACGCATCGACGGCGGCTACCAGACTGCGCCCGCGGGCAATGCGCGGTTCCTGGTCGCCAAGCAGCCGGTCGGCCCGTGTCTGCTGATCACGCCGTGGAACTTCCCGATGGCGATGGGTACGCGCAAGATCGGCCCGGCGATCGCGGCCGGCTGCACCAGCGTGATCAAGCCCGCGCATCAGACGCCGCTTTCGATGCTCGCGCTCGTCGAGATCCTGCGTGAGGCGGGCGTGCCCGACGGCGTCGTGAACGTCGTGCCGACGACGGATCCCAACGGCCTGATGGAGCCGCTCATCCGGTCCGGCGATGCGCGCAAGCTGTCGTTCACGGGCTCGACCAAGGTCGGTCGCATCCTGTTGGAGCAGTGCGCCGACAAGGTTCTTCGTACCTCGATGGAGCTCGGCGGCAACGCGCCGTTCGTGGTGTTCGAAGACGCCGACCTCGACGAGGCGGTCCAGGGCGCCCTCGCCGCGAAGATGCGCAACATGGGCGAGGCATGCACTGCGGCGAACCGGATCTACGTCCACGAGAGCGTGATCGACGAGTTCGGCGACAAGCTCGCGAAGGCCATGGCAGCAATGCCGGTCGGACGCGGCATCGATGACGGTACGCGCGTCGGTCCGTTGATCGACGACGCGGCACTGCGCAAGGTCTCCGAGCTGGTCGAGGACGCCGTCGAGCGCGGCGCGAGCGTACTCACCGGCGGTGAGCCTGGGCAGGGCGCCGGCTACTTCTACCCGCCGACCGTGCTCACGGGTGTGTCCGAGGACTCCAAGATGGCAAGCGAGGAGATCTTCGGCCCGGTAGCCCCGCTGACGTCGTTCTCGACCGAGGAGGAGGCGATCGCAGCGGCCAACGACACGGAGTACGGACTCGTTTCGTACGTCTACACCAACGATCTGCGCCGTTCGCTACGGGTCGCCGAGGCCCTCGAGACCGGCATGGTCGGGCTGAACCAGGGTGTCGTCTCGAACCCCGCCGCGCCGTTCGGCGGTGTGAAGATGTCCGGTCTCGGACGCGAGGGTGGTTCGACCGGCATCGACGAGTTCCTCGAGATCAAGTACATCGGCATCACTGCCTGA
- a CDS encoding arylsulfatase — translation MTDLDRTRLPLDVRSATRDAAAGSQTQSPPDPVVPVRPPAGAPNVVIVLVDDMGFGASSAYGGPCEMPTAERLAGGGLRYSRFHVTALCSPTRQALMTGRNHHSVGMGVTSEMATPNAGYTGYRPPSAATIAQTLSGNGYSTAAFGKWHQTPPAEVNPSGPFTRWPTGEGFDAFYGFMACEMNHWHPQLYNGTTPIDPPRTPDEGYHLSEDLVDQAIDWVTTQQSLTPDKPFFTYLALGATHAPFHVAPEWTQKYAGRFDDGWDAQREQTLARQKELRLVPESADLAPWAEGVPHWDDLDDAERRVAARFMETYAGFAEHADAQVGRFVDALERIGELDNTLFLYLLGDNGASGEGGLEGTFREHLVGHGIADDTAYMDDRLDQLGDPSTYPIYPVGWALAMNTPYQWTKQVASHYGGTRDGMIVRWGSGIEARGEVRHQWHHVIDVLPTLLDVAGLPQPEYVNGFAQQPIEGVSMRYSFDDADAADRRTTQYFEMVGNRGIYHEGWTAVTRHGVPWQMVPEGPRPFDADIWELYDTTTDWTQAHDLAAEQPEKLRELQEIFVAEAEKYNVFPLDDRVTERENPQLAGRLDLHHGRTSIELGPTAGRLSEDAAPNVKNRSHVITVDVEVAGTANGVLVAQGGRFGGWSLYCVDGALRYAYNCYGRDRALVRAEQQLRPRRHRLAMRFAYDGGPAGSGATVFLEVDGETVGEGRVEATTAYYFSFDETLNVGIDRGTPVCEDYAVGDNAFTETIHRVHFDLDTDGSELTNAERLRTRLAHH, via the coding sequence GTGACCGACCTCGACCGCACCAGGCTCCCGCTCGACGTACGCTCCGCGACCCGCGATGCCGCGGCCGGCAGCCAGACGCAGAGCCCACCCGACCCGGTCGTCCCCGTACGCCCGCCCGCCGGTGCGCCGAACGTCGTGATCGTGCTGGTCGACGACATGGGATTCGGTGCATCGAGTGCGTACGGCGGACCGTGCGAGATGCCGACCGCAGAGCGCCTGGCCGGCGGTGGGTTGCGCTACAGCCGTTTTCACGTGACGGCGCTGTGTTCACCCACGCGCCAGGCGCTGATGACCGGGCGCAACCATCACTCGGTCGGTATGGGCGTGACGTCGGAGATGGCGACGCCGAATGCCGGCTACACGGGCTATCGGCCACCGAGTGCCGCGACGATCGCGCAGACCCTGTCCGGCAACGGCTACAGCACGGCCGCATTCGGCAAGTGGCATCAGACGCCGCCGGCGGAGGTGAATCCGTCAGGTCCCTTCACCCGTTGGCCGACGGGTGAAGGCTTCGACGCGTTCTACGGCTTTATGGCGTGCGAGATGAACCACTGGCACCCGCAGCTCTACAACGGCACAACACCCATCGACCCGCCGCGTACGCCTGACGAGGGATACCACCTGTCCGAGGACCTCGTCGACCAGGCGATCGACTGGGTGACGACTCAGCAGTCCCTGACGCCGGACAAGCCGTTCTTCACCTACCTCGCACTCGGCGCCACCCACGCTCCGTTCCATGTCGCGCCGGAGTGGACTCAGAAGTACGCGGGACGCTTCGACGACGGCTGGGATGCTCAACGGGAGCAGACGCTTGCGCGACAGAAGGAGCTGCGCCTCGTACCCGAGTCCGCCGACCTCGCACCGTGGGCCGAAGGCGTGCCGCATTGGGACGACCTGGACGACGCCGAACGCCGCGTCGCAGCCAGGTTCATGGAGACGTACGCGGGCTTCGCCGAGCACGCCGATGCTCAAGTCGGCCGGTTCGTCGACGCGCTCGAACGGATCGGCGAACTCGACAACACCTTGTTCCTCTACCTCCTGGGCGACAACGGCGCCTCCGGTGAGGGCGGCCTCGAGGGTACGTTCCGCGAGCATCTCGTCGGCCACGGGATCGCCGACGACACCGCGTACATGGATGATCGTCTCGATCAGCTCGGTGATCCATCGACGTACCCGATCTACCCCGTCGGCTGGGCGCTTGCGATGAACACGCCGTACCAGTGGACGAAGCAGGTCGCTTCGCACTACGGCGGTACGCGTGACGGCATGATCGTGCGATGGGGGAGCGGAATCGAGGCGCGCGGCGAGGTCAGGCATCAATGGCATCACGTGATCGACGTGCTGCCGACGTTGCTCGACGTCGCCGGTCTGCCACAGCCGGAGTACGTCAACGGCTTTGCACAGCAGCCGATTGAGGGCGTGAGCATGCGCTACTCGTTCGACGACGCCGATGCGGCCGACCGGCGTACGACGCAGTACTTCGAGATGGTCGGCAACCGCGGCATCTACCACGAAGGCTGGACGGCCGTGACCCGCCACGGTGTGCCGTGGCAGATGGTGCCCGAGGGTCCGCGACCATTTGATGCAGACATCTGGGAGCTGTACGACACGACGACCGACTGGACACAGGCGCACGACCTCGCCGCCGAGCAACCAGAGAAGCTGCGCGAACTGCAGGAGATCTTCGTCGCGGAGGCGGAGAAGTACAACGTGTTCCCGCTCGATGATCGCGTGACCGAGCGCGAGAACCCGCAGCTCGCCGGCCGCCTCGACCTGCACCACGGGCGTACGTCGATCGAGCTCGGCCCGACGGCGGGTCGGTTATCGGAGGATGCGGCTCCGAACGTCAAGAATCGTTCGCATGTGATCACCGTCGACGTCGAGGTCGCCGGTACGGCAAATGGCGTGCTCGTCGCTCAGGGCGGGCGCTTCGGCGGCTGGTCGCTCTACTGCGTCGACGGAGCGCTGAGGTACGCGTACAACTGCTACGGACGCGACCGCGCGCTCGTACGCGCCGAGCAGCAGCTGCGGCCCAGGCGACACCGGCTCGCGATGCGGTTCGCGTACGACGGCGGTCCTGCGGGCAGCGGTGCGACGGTGTTCCTCGAGGTCGACGGCGAGACCGTCGGCGAGGGGCGGGTCGAGGCCACGACGGCGTACTACTTCTCGTTCGACGAGACGCTCAATGTCGGCATCGACCGGGGTACGCCGGTCTGCGAGGACTACGCCGTCGGCGACAACGCCTTCACCGAGACGATCCATCGGGTGCATTTCGATCTCGACACCGATGGCTCCGAACTGACCAACGCCGAGCGCCTACGCACCCGCCTCGCGCACCACTGA
- a CDS encoding DUF86 domain-containing protein: MLTFADEISQYVISHGQQNFFDDRPTQLVTEALLHRLGEAVSRLDDDFIAAHPEVEWLKMKRMRNVVAHEYGFIDYRIVWRSLSDDLARDVDAIRRILAR, from the coding sequence ATGCTCACCTTCGCCGACGAAATCAGCCAGTACGTGATCTCGCACGGCCAACAGAACTTCTTCGACGACCGGCCGACTCAGCTGGTCACCGAGGCGCTACTGCACCGATTGGGCGAAGCAGTCTCGCGTCTCGACGACGACTTCATCGCAGCCCACCCGGAGGTCGAGTGGCTGAAGATGAAGCGCATGCGAAATGTCGTTGCACACGAGTACGGATTCATCGACTACCGCATCGTCTGGCGCTCCCTCAGCGATGACCTCGCTCGCGATGTGGACGCGATTCGGCGCATCCTTGCCCGGTAG
- a CDS encoding helix-turn-helix domain-containing protein, translated as MEIRQRRRRAGLSQRELAELTGIAQPNISAYESGRLTPSPATLARIEEATRMRPSMLLAQYRNDIVGVAAEHHASDVRVFGSAATGTDTTTSDLDLLVRFSDDATLYDQIALAEALEELLGIRVDVISDGAAGVDRIEGPVAV; from the coding sequence ATGGAGATTCGACAGCGGCGCCGTCGTGCGGGCTTGTCTCAGCGGGAACTCGCCGAACTCACCGGAATCGCCCAGCCCAACATCTCGGCCTACGAGTCGGGCAGGCTCACCCCGAGCCCGGCAACCCTCGCGCGGATCGAGGAGGCGACGCGGATGCGCCCGTCGATGCTGCTCGCACAGTACCGCAACGACATCGTCGGCGTCGCCGCCGAACACCATGCGAGCGACGTCAGGGTCTTCGGGTCGGCCGCAACCGGCACCGACACCACGACATCCGACCTCGACCTGCTGGTGCGCTTCTCCGACGATGCGACCCTCTACGACCAGATCGCACTCGCCGAGGCGTTGGAGGAGCTGCTCGGGATCCGGGTCGACGTCATTTCAGATGGCGCGGCCGGCGTCGATCGGATCGAGGGTCCGGTGGCGGTGTGA
- a CDS encoding GntR family transcriptional regulator — MTTNRRHLEPVVRESTPSIIAAKLRDAIRSGELPAGAQLGEAELARELGVSRGPLREGMQRLTQEGLLISIPNRGLFVVEMTEADVRDMYVARSAVERAAAAQVFEHDPLKTAADLRAIAEHMSAASDRERADQVGESDLDFHDCLVRGAQSLRLSRMHDTLLTETRMCINALGGTYPAPDVRVPEHQAIADAFAAGDPALVDRLLVAHMDDAIERLATVVPRSDD, encoded by the coding sequence GTGACCACTAACCGCCGCCATCTCGAACCCGTCGTACGAGAGTCGACCCCGAGCATCATCGCGGCCAAGCTGCGCGATGCCATCCGTAGCGGAGAGCTGCCGGCGGGTGCGCAGCTCGGCGAAGCCGAGCTCGCCCGCGAGCTCGGCGTCAGCAGGGGGCCTTTACGCGAAGGCATGCAGCGCCTCACCCAAGAGGGGCTGCTCATCTCGATCCCGAACCGCGGGTTGTTCGTGGTCGAGATGACCGAGGCCGACGTACGCGATATGTACGTCGCCCGTAGTGCCGTCGAACGCGCCGCCGCAGCCCAGGTCTTCGAGCACGACCCGCTCAAGACCGCCGCCGACCTCCGCGCGATCGCCGAGCACATGTCGGCCGCGTCCGACCGGGAGCGGGCAGATCAGGTCGGCGAGTCCGACCTCGACTTCCACGACTGCCTCGTACGCGGAGCGCAGAGCCTACGGCTGTCCCGGATGCACGACACACTCTTGACCGAGACCCGCATGTGCATCAACGCGCTCGGCGGCACGTACCCCGCACCCGACGTACGCGTACCCGAGCACCAGGCGATCGCCGATGCTTTCGCTGCGGGTGACCCCGCGCTCGTCGATCGGCTGCTGGTCGCGCATATGGATGACGCGATCGAGCGACTGGCGACCGTCGTACCCCGCAGCGACGACTGA
- a CDS encoding maleate cis-trans isomerase: MSDKPTIGLLYPGHSAEDDYPALEQRLDGAIRLPLVHTSVGEDAHRVDALLDLGSAPRLAEGARALEEYEPDAVMWACTSGSFVFGWDGAREQAAGVAAELDVPVSSTSIAFVDAFRHLGISKVAVAASYPEDVATHFVDFMRKGGADVLTMRSNDIITAAEVGTLGKDAVISMIHAADVPDAEAVLVPDTAMHSLAWLDELEEAAGKIVLTANQVTVWKGLDLIGDVPRLDGLGTLFRR, encoded by the coding sequence ATGAGCGATAAACCGACGATCGGCCTACTGTATCCGGGCCACAGTGCCGAGGATGACTACCCCGCACTCGAGCAGCGTCTCGACGGTGCGATCCGGTTGCCGCTCGTACACACCTCGGTCGGCGAGGACGCTCACCGCGTCGACGCACTCCTCGACCTCGGCAGCGCACCGAGGCTCGCCGAGGGCGCCCGGGCGCTCGAAGAGTACGAGCCCGATGCCGTCATGTGGGCATGCACCTCGGGCAGCTTCGTGTTCGGCTGGGACGGCGCACGCGAGCAGGCCGCGGGAGTCGCCGCCGAGCTCGACGTACCGGTCTCCTCGACGTCGATCGCGTTCGTCGATGCATTCCGCCACCTGGGCATCAGCAAGGTCGCCGTCGCCGCTTCGTACCCCGAAGACGTCGCCACCCATTTCGTCGACTTCATGCGCAAGGGCGGCGCCGACGTACTCACGATGCGCAGCAACGACATCATCACCGCCGCCGAGGTGGGTACGCTCGGCAAGGACGCCGTGATCTCGATGATCCATGCCGCCGATGTGCCCGACGCCGAGGCCGTGCTCGTCCCCGACACCGCGATGCATTCGCTCGCCTGGCTCGACGAGCTCGAGGAGGCCGCCGGCAAGATCGTGCTCACCGCCAACCAGGTGACGGTGTGGAAGGGGCTCGACCTGATCGGCGACGTACCCCGGCTCGACGGACTCGGGACGCTGTTCCGACGGTGA
- the ehuB gene encoding ectoine/hydroxyectoine ABC transporter substrate-binding protein EhuB: MYLTGPTTRRRRIGVAAIGALLSVGLIAACGGETDDSGDRGGGDTDKNATLESLKDEGTITVGIAGEEPYSYTDEDGELTGATIALHKKIWGDLGIDNVEAQQVEWDALIPGLNAGRYDAISAGMSILPDRCEQADFGDPEIMYTTAFMVPEGNPEDLHDMQDIKDSGVSFSAMNGAIEQGYADTMGIKTITVQTPEDGMEAVESGRADVYALTGISLRALADKHPDAKVEVTDPFTAVVDGKEQVGAGATVFRKDSDDLREAYNKELAKIVGDKQSFEDVVGEFGFTEAERPQGDVDTEMLCAGDLPDAE; the protein is encoded by the coding sequence ATGTACCTCACCGGACCAACGACACGACGTCGCCGAATCGGAGTCGCCGCGATCGGGGCTTTGCTCTCCGTCGGCCTGATCGCCGCTTGTGGTGGTGAGACGGACGACTCTGGCGACCGCGGTGGGGGCGACACCGATAAGAACGCCACGCTGGAGTCGCTGAAGGACGAAGGCACGATCACCGTCGGCATCGCGGGTGAGGAGCCGTACAGCTACACCGACGAAGACGGTGAGCTCACCGGCGCGACCATCGCATTGCACAAGAAGATCTGGGGCGACCTCGGCATCGACAACGTCGAAGCGCAGCAGGTCGAGTGGGATGCGCTGATCCCGGGCCTGAACGCCGGGCGCTACGACGCGATCAGTGCCGGCATGTCGATCCTGCCTGACCGCTGCGAGCAGGCAGACTTCGGCGACCCCGAGATCATGTATACGACCGCGTTCATGGTGCCCGAGGGCAACCCCGAGGACCTGCACGATATGCAGGACATCAAGGACTCCGGTGTCTCGTTCTCGGCGATGAACGGCGCGATCGAGCAGGGCTATGCCGACACGATGGGCATCAAGACCATCACCGTTCAGACTCCGGAGGACGGGATGGAGGCCGTGGAGAGCGGTCGCGCCGACGTCTACGCCCTGACCGGCATCTCCCTGCGTGCCCTGGCCGACAAGCACCCCGACGCCAAGGTCGAGGTGACCGATCCGTTCACCGCCGTCGTCGACGGCAAGGAGCAGGTCGGCGCCGGCGCGACGGTGTTCCGCAAGGACAGCGACGACCTGCGCGAGGCGTACAACAAGGAGCTCGCCAAGATCGTCGGCGACAAGCAGTCGTTCGAGGACGTTGTCGGCGAGTTCGGCTTCACCGAGGCCGAGCGGCCGCAGGGTGACGTTGACACCGAGATGCTCTGCGCCGGCGATCTGCCGGACGCCGAGTGA
- a CDS encoding amino acid ABC transporter permease yields MSEIFDALSDYGPQIRDGLFVTLQLSLGGAVVAFLVAVILGLAAISGHAVPRTISRIIVEFFRGTSLVVQLFFIYYVFPAFGLELDAVTCGVIALGLNYGAYGSEVVRGSLNAVPKGQWETATALSMPWVTKIRRIIWPQAWALMLPGLNNLMIMLVKGTAIAFLIGLHDLTYASDEMRSGGVGTYVAYGIGFVIYYLVSLVFYSLLRLLERRAQRRLGIKPTKVQTVQATAGAVA; encoded by the coding sequence GTGTCTGAGATCTTCGATGCCCTGAGCGACTACGGGCCGCAGATCCGCGATGGCCTGTTCGTCACACTGCAGTTATCGCTGGGAGGCGCCGTTGTCGCGTTTCTCGTCGCGGTGATCCTCGGCCTGGCCGCGATATCCGGGCATGCGGTGCCGCGGACGATCTCCCGCATCATTGTGGAGTTCTTCCGCGGCACCTCGCTCGTGGTCCAGTTGTTCTTCATCTACTACGTGTTCCCTGCGTTCGGGCTGGAGCTTGATGCGGTCACCTGCGGGGTGATCGCGCTCGGGTTGAACTACGGCGCGTACGGCTCCGAGGTCGTACGCGGGTCGCTGAACGCCGTGCCCAAGGGGCAGTGGGAGACGGCAACGGCGCTGTCGATGCCATGGGTGACCAAGATCCGCCGGATCATCTGGCCGCAGGCCTGGGCGTTGATGCTGCCCGGGTTGAACAACCTGATGATCATGCTGGTCAAGGGCACCGCGATCGCGTTCCTGATCGGGCTGCACGATCTGACGTACGCGTCGGATGAGATGCGCAGTGGCGGTGTCGGCACCTACGTCGCGTACGGCATCGGGTTCGTCATCTACTACCTCGTCTCGCTGGTGTTCTACAGCCTGCTGCGGTTGTTGGAGCGACGCGCGCAACGTCGGCTGGGTATCAAACCGACCAAGGTGCAGACGGTTCAAGCGACGGCAGGGGCGGTGGCCTGA